A stretch of the SAR86 cluster bacterium genome encodes the following:
- a CDS encoding DUF4258 domain-containing protein, producing the protein MNINFTNHSRSRMQQRGISKTAVEHIIKHGDCHFDGHGGKIYFIKKKDRDYRTSDLPKSKFDSIKKQLNGYVVISEDSDVVITVGHKYKRRRS; encoded by the coding sequence ATGAATATTAACTTTACAAATCACTCAAGATCCAGAATGCAGCAAAGAGGTATATCAAAAACTGCTGTAGAACACATAATCAAACACGGAGACTGTCATTTTGATGGTCATGGAGGAAAAATATATTTTATAAAAAAGAAAGATAGGGATTACCGAACATCTGACTTGCCTAAAAGTAAATTTGACTCTATCAAGAAACAGCTTAATGGATATGTCGTAATTTCTGAAGACTCTGATGTTGTTATAACTGTGGGTCATAAATATAAAAGGAGGAGAAGTTAG
- a CDS encoding sigma-70 family RNA polymerase sigma factor, which translates to MNKEEAQDIAQETFTKALEKIDQFEGNNIEPWLYTIARNLFLDMRTRRTEILSEETPEVEVLGHDKGIEISVDLQKCLEELEEEERELMSMVPFHSYQKIEEELNISSANVRTKICRARNKLSECMGLAI; encoded by the coding sequence ATGAATAAAGAAGAAGCACAAGATATAGCTCAAGAGACTTTTACTAAGGCTTTAGAGAAGATAGATCAATTTGAAGGAAATAATATTGAACCTTGGCTATACACAATTGCAAGAAATCTATTTTTAGATATGCGCACCAGAAGGACTGAAATACTAAGTGAAGAAACTCCTGAAGTAGAAGTATTGGGGCATGATAAGGGTATTGAGATCTCTGTAGATCTTCAAAAGTGTTTGGAGGAGTTAGAAGAAGAAGAAAGAGAGCTAATGTCCATGGTTCCATTTCATTCATACCAAAAGATAGAAGAAGAGCTAAATATAAGTAGTGCAAATGTACGCACAAAAATTTGCAGAGCTAGAAATAAACTTTCAGAGTGCATGGGGTTAGCAATATGA
- a CDS encoding DUF3883 domain-containing protein, which produces MRVIDLIVKSVDKLGGEAELEDIYIEVNKFRDTPEPSIRARLYEHASECDAYKKNNPDLFVSSDGKGGGKWRRRVKQPSDTITWLDETIDISLFKVGNLYKKKDIRVISGLSESKGPREPWTGIASLANAQLLFVNLDKTDAEEDLKFNDFFDASDFFWEARNRDTLETTYIKKILEGIPVYLFCRLNKKGDFVYVGSLNPVNYDDKASPIQFHFELLEFQEEPNESLYELYNWKPNEIVRVPQISVKKENSNRKSTKGFIRDLKKKELVELHAMKKAFEHYTNLGYEVDDCSGLRNLGYDYKCSKGTEIIEVEVKGTTLDGSHVLLTRNEVDNARTTANRSDLFIVHSQDILINEGEYSVLSSSINLIENWDPKEDDLESLSYSYRVNNWNKEK; this is translated from the coding sequence ATGAGAGTTATAGATCTAATAGTTAAATCCGTAGATAAGTTAGGCGGAGAGGCAGAGCTTGAAGATATCTACATAGAAGTAAATAAATTTAGAGACACTCCCGAACCAAGTATTAGGGCAAGGCTCTATGAACATGCCAGTGAATGTGATGCTTACAAAAAAAATAATCCTGATTTGTTTGTTTCTTCTGATGGCAAGGGAGGAGGTAAGTGGCGAAGAAGAGTTAAGCAGCCCTCAGACACAATAACCTGGTTAGATGAAACAATTGATATCTCTCTGTTCAAAGTAGGAAATTTATATAAAAAGAAAGATATAAGAGTAATTTCTGGTCTGTCAGAATCAAAAGGACCCAGAGAGCCATGGACGGGCATAGCAAGTTTGGCAAATGCTCAACTTCTATTTGTTAACCTTGATAAAACAGATGCAGAAGAAGATCTAAAATTTAATGATTTTTTTGACGCTTCTGACTTTTTTTGGGAAGCAAGGAATAGGGATACACTTGAAACTACATATATAAAAAAAATTCTTGAAGGCATACCAGTTTATTTATTTTGCCGTTTAAATAAAAAAGGTGACTTTGTGTATGTGGGCTCATTAAACCCTGTGAATTACGATGACAAAGCATCTCCAATACAATTTCATTTTGAATTATTGGAATTTCAAGAAGAACCAAATGAGTCTTTATATGAGCTTTACAACTGGAAACCAAATGAAATTGTAAGAGTGCCTCAAATTTCAGTAAAAAAGGAAAACTCTAATAGAAAATCTACAAAAGGATTTATAAGAGATCTAAAGAAGAAAGAACTCGTTGAACTTCACGCCATGAAAAAAGCCTTTGAGCACTATACAAATTTAGGATACGAAGTAGATGATTGTTCGGGATTAAGGAATCTTGGATATGATTATAAATGTTCAAAAGGAACTGAGATTATTGAAGTGGAAGTGAAGGGAACAACTTTAGATGGAAGTCATGTGCTGCTGACAAGAAACGAAGTAGATAATGCAAGAACTACTGCCAATAGATCAGATCTTTTTATTGTTCACTCTCAAGATATCCTAATAAATGAAGGTGAGTACAGCGTCCTTTCTAGTTCAATTAATTTAATTGAAAATTGGGATCCAAAAGAAGACGATCTAGAAAGTCTATCTTATTCATACAGGGTAAATAACTGGAACAAAGAAAAATAA
- a CDS encoding helix-turn-helix domain-containing protein produces the protein MKLKEYIEKRGEAPLAKELGVSKDTVKSWRYGNRQPSISKAKELIRLTGYALDWESIFGSVEEK, from the coding sequence ATGAAATTAAAAGAATACATAGAAAAAAGAGGTGAAGCACCATTAGCCAAGGAATTAGGAGTATCTAAAGATACTGTTAAATCTTGGAGATATGGCAACAGACAACCCTCTATAAGCAAAGCAAAAGAATTAATAAGATTAACGGGATATGCTCTAGATTGGGAAAGTATATTTGGTTCAGTAGAGGAGAAATAA
- a CDS encoding serine protease: MYYIKFLIISFSLLMSLLIKSQEINIYDNAFASVVAIFGDEAIGSGVIISSSGYVLTNWHVVENNPNLKVLTIGEGGFEENLREVEVIKYNATSDLALIKLTSQPDNMSVASISQIIPEIGEAVHAIGHPNGEIWSYTKGYISAIRDDYSWKTEAVQFKGDVYQMQTPINPGNSGGPLLNNFGNVVGINTFMNTESQGITYAVTVTEIIKFLGS; this comes from the coding sequence ATGTACTATATAAAATTCTTAATAATTTCGTTTTCTTTATTAATGTCGCTGTTAATAAAGTCTCAGGAAATAAATATTTACGACAATGCCTTTGCGTCTGTAGTTGCAATATTTGGTGATGAAGCAATTGGCTCAGGAGTAATTATCTCCTCTAGTGGTTACGTCCTAACCAATTGGCATGTAGTTGAAAATAATCCAAATCTTAAGGTTTTAACCATTGGGGAAGGTGGCTTTGAAGAGAATTTAAGAGAAGTTGAAGTCATAAAATACAATGCAACCTCTGATTTGGCACTCATAAAACTCACTTCTCAACCTGATAATATGAGTGTAGCTAGTATCAGTCAGATAATTCCAGAAATTGGTGAAGCTGTCCATGCCATAGGACATCCTAATGGTGAAATCTGGTCATATACTAAAGGCTATATCAGCGCCATTAGAGATGATTATTCTTGGAAAACAGAGGCAGTACAATTCAAAGGCGATGTGTACCAAATGCAAACACCTATCAATCCTGGTAATTCTGGCGGTCCTTTACTCAATAATTTTGGAAATGTAGTTGGTATAAATACTTTTATGAATACCGAAAGTCAGGGTATTACATACGCAGTTACTGTTACAGAAATAATAAAATTTTTAGGTTCTTAA
- a CDS encoding CHAT domain-containing protein — MHRLLQIGLIFFASYSLEVYSEEACGITFERDCSEKEIYLLIDESNEADRVGDLLLHQELHKKVKIRCEEAISEHLKLVCRGYAFQDRARSAETEDDDLKFMEDMKNFISDFQKLNYFHTDFIYYYRVLMNYRVYDENLYEYIKEIIFLSKPVSEDINSKEYLHALAVWYDNYKAIIQDTEEDEELIIKTYEKLLDIYAKLDGEKSDDYLRTKLNLAYYYEGYYYLDMSYLTKSYEICADIILTTDFEDYIDTHLSCWLHLDSLEWAKDSGSTQKGYYYRVYLESYFKALSEYDFFDIYMDEFFLDSFPAHFSQLSCYERQNAWNIYQDLWEIRWARYTGEGSLDNKREDYESLGADISISADALRCSEDGMDESLVEDLISDLYSSINESFNVDIEESDIGELFTISDAIEVLSFHISNDEYQELLLKHYQRVIKEAEYAEEHSQASANLIYGLEMYLGYEKADKKEILRHIQRIKDRFIEAVTDIGLDSDDTVVFDVLTKGLYGNGFKDEAFKNYLEMFSLAPLMINSDLDPFLGDAFHADTRLTMNSLILNDKFSKLVYEDLFANLKYLDRGPLELSIIKSKLSDGLGKQALENFLKSERLKNRFINEYSEGKVSTNSSEISQKNIFKSIRQFNNLSTSQKSDIYLLLYPEISLEKIKSKIKEDETLILLYRFSTGPVFSNSTKNFITSIAVNKSGERIEIKEVTKINGIDFYELIDSIEEEMKQSLFDGNKNYIKKIDALSKVIIPDIELQDKIIFISNLDEFISPSLLRKENKWLIEEKEIKVNFSLVDFLTEEQVSFNIPTNYIGIGGADYSGYGEIYDPLPNTSLEIKNSSLNFQNKTIFLGKDANETNLKNSDLHNALVHFATHTSKSQDLDNQLPSIVLTKNKLDDGYLDVFEISELNFNDSHIVLAACDTDSSIYEDSDNFSGFVKSFQVAGARSVLATRWEIETASAQKVTESYIEKIKNKRNPQKALAETQRELIDLNYHPFLWSGYFVIE, encoded by the coding sequence ATGCATAGATTGTTACAAATAGGACTAATCTTCTTTGCGAGTTATTCCCTTGAGGTCTACTCCGAAGAAGCATGCGGCATAACATTTGAACGGGATTGTAGTGAAAAAGAGATTTATCTACTCATAGACGAGTCCAATGAGGCCGATAGAGTTGGCGATCTACTGTTACATCAAGAACTACATAAAAAAGTCAAAATACGATGTGAAGAAGCTATCAGCGAGCATCTAAAACTTGTTTGTAGAGGTTATGCTTTTCAAGATCGGGCAAGGAGCGCAGAAACAGAAGATGATGACTTAAAATTTATGGAGGATATGAAAAATTTCATTTCAGACTTTCAAAAACTCAACTATTTTCACACTGATTTTATCTACTACTATCGTGTATTGATGAATTACAGAGTTTATGACGAGAATTTGTATGAATACATAAAAGAAATAATCTTTCTGTCTAAGCCTGTTTCGGAAGATATAAATTCAAAAGAATATCTCCATGCTTTGGCCGTATGGTATGACAATTACAAGGCCATCATTCAAGATACTGAAGAAGATGAAGAATTGATAATTAAGACCTACGAAAAGCTACTGGATATTTATGCAAAACTGGATGGGGAAAAATCGGATGACTACTTGCGTACAAAACTTAATTTAGCTTATTACTACGAAGGTTATTATTATCTTGATATGTCCTATCTGACTAAATCCTATGAAATATGTGCCGATATTATTTTAACCACCGATTTTGAAGACTATATTGATACTCATCTGAGTTGTTGGCTTCATCTTGACTCACTAGAGTGGGCTAAGGATTCTGGCTCTACTCAAAAAGGCTACTACTACAGAGTTTATTTAGAGAGTTATTTTAAGGCACTTTCTGAATATGACTTCTTTGATATATATATGGATGAATTTTTTCTAGATTCATTTCCAGCTCACTTCTCACAATTATCTTGTTATGAGAGACAAAATGCATGGAATATTTATCAGGATTTATGGGAAATAAGATGGGCCAGATACACTGGAGAAGGATCTTTAGATAATAAAAGAGAGGATTATGAAAGTCTTGGGGCAGATATATCTATTTCTGCTGATGCTCTCCGATGTTCAGAAGATGGGATGGATGAATCTCTGGTGGAAGACCTAATTTCTGATCTTTATTCATCAATCAACGAATCATTTAATGTTGATATTGAAGAATCGGATATAGGAGAACTTTTTACCATTTCAGATGCTATTGAAGTTCTGTCTTTCCATATATCTAATGATGAATATCAAGAACTGCTACTAAAACACTATCAAAGAGTAATAAAAGAGGCTGAGTATGCTGAGGAGCATTCACAAGCATCCGCAAACTTAATTTACGGGTTAGAAATGTATCTTGGCTATGAGAAAGCCGATAAAAAAGAGATTCTCAGACACATCCAAAGGATAAAAGACCGATTCATTGAAGCAGTTACTGATATTGGTCTAGATTCAGATGATACAGTAGTTTTTGATGTCTTAACTAAGGGGTTGTATGGGAATGGGTTTAAAGATGAAGCGTTTAAAAATTATTTAGAAATGTTTTCGCTTGCTCCACTAATGATAAATAGTGATTTGGATCCTTTTTTAGGTGATGCATTTCATGCAGATACAAGATTGACGATGAATTCTCTAATATTAAATGATAAATTTTCAAAGCTTGTTTATGAAGACTTATTTGCAAATCTAAAATATTTAGACAGAGGACCTCTGGAATTGAGCATCATTAAATCAAAGCTATCTGATGGCCTAGGTAAACAGGCCTTGGAAAACTTTCTTAAATCTGAAAGGTTAAAAAATCGCTTTATTAACGAATACTCTGAAGGGAAAGTCAGCACAAACTCTTCAGAAATATCTCAAAAAAATATATTCAAAAGTATTAGGCAATTTAATAACCTAAGCACATCCCAAAAATCAGATATATATTTACTTTTGTATCCTGAAATCTCTTTAGAAAAAATCAAATCCAAAATTAAGGAAGATGAAACATTAATCCTCTTATATAGATTTTCAACAGGACCAGTATTTTCTAATTCAACCAAAAACTTCATTACCTCAATAGCCGTTAATAAGTCAGGAGAAAGGATAGAAATAAAGGAAGTAACTAAGATTAATGGTATTGATTTTTATGAGCTTATAGATTCAATTGAAGAAGAGATGAAACAATCTCTGTTTGACGGAAATAAAAATTATATTAAAAAGATAGACGCATTATCTAAAGTAATTATTCCTGATATTGAATTGCAAGATAAGATCATCTTTATCTCTAATTTGGATGAATTTATTTCCCCAAGCCTTCTTAGAAAAGAAAATAAATGGCTTATTGAAGAAAAAGAAATAAAAGTAAACTTTTCTTTGGTGGATTTCCTTACCGAGGAGCAAGTGAGTTTTAACATACCAACAAATTACATTGGGATTGGAGGTGCAGATTACTCTGGATATGGAGAAATTTATGATCCTCTGCCTAATACAAGCTTAGAGATAAAAAATAGCAGTCTAAATTTTCAGAATAAAACAATCTTTTTGGGCAAAGATGCTAATGAAACAAATCTTAAAAATTCAGATTTACATAATGCATTAGTGCACTTTGCAACTCATACAAGCAAATCTCAGGATTTAGATAATCAACTGCCGTCAATTGTTCTTACAAAGAACAAATTGGATGACGGATATCTTGATGTTTTTGAAATTTCTGAACTTAATTTCAATGACTCTCATATTGTTCTAGCAGCATGTGATACAGATTCATCTATTTATGAAGATTCAGATAATTTCTCTGGATTCGTTAAATCTTTTCAAGTTGCAGGAGCAAGAAGTGTATTAGCAACTAGATGGGAAATTGAAACAGCTTCAGCTCAAAAAGTTACAGAGTCTTATATTGAAAAGATTAAGAATAAACGCAATCCTCAAAAGGCTTTAGCTGAAACACAAAGAGAATTAATTGATTTGAATTACCACCCTTTCTTGTGGTCAGGCTATTTTGTTATTGAGTAA